One window of the Microscilla marina ATCC 23134 genome contains the following:
- a CDS encoding DUF3078 domain-containing protein, producing NFNAKRETKRSIWDNNFHVDYGIARVGDGDRLFKKTKDQLSMMSKYGYKLTESWNISTAINFSTQIQPGYTYKVDSLGKESIDQRISDFFSPAYILPTIGIGYQNKILSAVLSPVANKITIVLDDSLSSVGAFGVEPGKNIRNELGIDFTGKLTLELMENITFDTFINLFANYKTTQFIDVNWTTNLIFKVNKFFSASFGTHLIYDNDILIEQADGRNIQAVQFKHVLDIGLMVKF from the coding sequence AAACTTTAATGCCAAGCGCGAAACCAAGCGAAGCATTTGGGACAACAACTTTCATGTAGATTATGGGATAGCCAGGGTAGGAGACGGCGATCGTTTGTTTAAGAAAACCAAAGATCAACTCTCCATGATGAGCAAGTATGGGTACAAACTTACCGAGAGTTGGAACATTTCGACAGCGATCAATTTTTCTACCCAAATTCAGCCGGGGTACACCTACAAAGTAGACTCCCTGGGCAAAGAATCTATCGATCAGAGAATTTCTGATTTTTTCTCACCTGCCTATATACTCCCCACTATAGGTATTGGTTACCAAAACAAAATACTTTCGGCGGTACTATCACCCGTGGCCAATAAGATCACCATTGTATTAGACGACTCTTTGTCTAGTGTAGGGGCGTTTGGAGTAGAGCCTGGCAAAAACATAAGAAATGAGCTAGGGATAGACTTTACCGGAAAACTTACCCTGGAGCTGATGGAGAATATCACTTTTGACACCTTCATTAACCTGTTTGCCAACTATAAAACTACCCAGTTTATAGATGTTAACTGGACCACCAACCTGATATTTAAGGTAAACAAATTCTTTAGCGCCAGTTTTGGTACCCACTTAATTTATGACAATGACATATTGATTGAGCAAGCCGATGGGCGCAACATTCAGGCGGTTCAATTCAAGCATGTACTAGACATAGGGCTGATGGTTAAATTTTAG